One Xenopus tropicalis strain Nigerian chromosome 8, UCB_Xtro_10.0, whole genome shotgun sequence genomic window carries:
- the brd2 gene encoding bromodomain-containing protein 2 isoform X4 — protein MDMGTIKKRLENNYYWSALECMQDFNTMFTNCYIYNKPTDDIVLMAQSLEKMFLQKVAQMPQEEQEIPNTASKIKNVKISKTSGPTGGVTTAHQVPAVSSQSSLYPSSPEVPTTMLSLAHSSIISNPVLKSMPSSQAVLSVLPGATQPVAKKKGVKRKADTTTPTTTAIIATSGDLSPLQASETKPAKIPARRESGRPIKPPKKDLPDSQQHQTSKKGKLSEQLKYCNGILKELLSKKHAAYAWPFYKPVDVSALGLHDYYDIIKHPMDLSTIKKKMDNREFKDAQEFAAAVRLMFSNCYKYNPPDHDVVAMARKLQDVFEFRYAKMPDEPLVVNPPSTSSQLPPSDSKSSSESSSESSSESSDDSESSDDSEEERANRLAELQEQLRAVHEQLAALSQGPISKPKKKREKKEKKKKKSDKKKRKDDDEWRSSKSKPSQAKKSSKKSGGGIATSSTVSPAISKSTKKTFKSVPPAPSVLYDSEEEEESKPMTYDEKRQLSLDINKLPGEKLGRVVHIIQSREPSLRDSNPEEIEIDFETLKPSTLRELERYVMSCLRKKPRKPYTPPNSVLSPALKKPVGKTKEEIALEKKRELEKRLQDVSGQLNSAKKPPKKPHDKAESAQQVSVTRLSASSSSSDSDSSSSSTSSSSDTSDSDSG, from the exons ATGGACATGGGAACTATAAAGAAAAGGCTAGAGAACAACTATTACTGGAGTGCGTTAGAGTGTATGCAGGACTTCAACACTATGTTTACCAACTGTTACATCTACAACAAA CCAACTGATGACATTGTGCTGATGGCCCAAAGTCTAGAAAAAATGTTCCTGCAGAAAGTTGCTCAAATGCCTCAGGAGGAGCAAGAAATTCCTAATACTGCTTCCAAAATAAAGAATGTAAAGATTAGTAAGACTTCTG gGCCCACTGGTGGAGTCACCACAGCACACCAAGTTCCAGCTGTCTCATCTCAGTCTTCTCTGTATCCAAGCTCCCCTGAAGTGCCCACTACTATGCTCAGCCTGGCACACTCTTCTATTATTTCTAATCCTGTTCTTAAATCCATGCCATCATCACAGGCAGTGCTCTCTGTATTGCCAGGGGCTACTCAGCCTGTTGCAAAG AAAAAAGGGGTGAAGCGAAAAGCTGACACCACTACACCAACTACCACAGCTATCATTGCAACTAGTGGAGACTTATCACCTTTACAAGCTTCTGAGACAAAGCCTGCTAAAATTCCTGCCCGGCGTGAGAGTGGTCGCCCCATAAAGCCGCCAAAAAAGGATCTTCCTGACTCACAGCAGCATCAAACATCAAAGAAAGGCAAATTGTCTGAGCAGCTTAAATACTGTAATGGAATCCTGAAAGAGCTTCTCTCAAAGAAGCATGCTGCATATGCATGGCCTTTTTACAAGCCTGTAGATGTATCTGCTCTGGGGTTGCACGACTATTATGATATTATAAAGCATCCAATGGACCTAAGTACCATCAAG AAGAAAATGGACAACAGGGAATTCAAGGATGCACAAGAGTTTGCAGCTGCTGTTCGGCTAATGTTTTCAAATTGTTACAAATACAACCCTCCAGATCATGATGTTGTGGCTATGGCAAGGAAGTTGCAA GATGTGTTTGAGTTTCGTTATGCCAAGATGCCAGATGAACCTCTGGTAGTAAACCCACCATCTACATCCTCCCAGCTTCCACCTTCTGATTCAAAGTCCTCTTCAGAGTCCTCCAGTGAGAGCAGTAGTGAGAGCTCCGATGACAGTGAGAGCTCAGATGACTCTGAGGAGGAAAGAGCTAACAGACTGGCAGAGCTTCAGGAGCAG CTTCGTGCAGTACATGAGCAACTGGCAGCACTTTCTCAAGGCCCCATTTCCAAACCAAAGAAGAAACGAGAgaaaaaagagaagaagaaaaagaagtctgataaaaaaaagaggaaagaTGATGATGAATGGCGATCTAGCAAATCCAAACCCTCCCAAGCCAAAAAATCCTCCAAGAAATCGGGGGGAGGAATTGCTACCAGCAGTACAGTCAGTCCTGCAATATCTAa GAGCACCAAGAAAACATTCAAGTCTGTACCTCCTGCTCCTTCTGTTTTGTATGATtcggaggaagaggaggaaagcAAACCAATGACTTACGACGAGAAGCGGCAGTTGAGCCTGGACATTAACAAATTACCAGGAGAGAAGCTCGGCCGTGTAGTTCACATCATACAATCTCGTGAGCCCTCTTTGCGAGACTCTAATCCTGAAGAGATTGAAATTGATTTTGAGACCCTTAAACCTTCCACTCTGCGAGAACTGGAGAGATATGTGATGTCTTGTCTGAGGAAAAAACCCCGTAAGCCCTATA CTCCCCCTAATTCGGTGCTCTCTCCAGCACTTAAGAAGCCAGTGGGGAAAACAAAAGAGGAGATTGCTCTGGAGAAGAAGAGAGAGCTGGAAAAGAGATTGCAGGATGTGAGTGGGCAGCTGAACTCTGCAAAGAAACCTCCTAAGAAAC CCCATGACAAGGCAGAGTCAGCCCAACAAGTATCAGTGACCCGCCTCAGTGCTTCCAGTTCCAGTTCAGATTCTGACAGCAGTAGCAGCTCCACATCTAGCTCCTCGGACACTAGTGATTCTGATTCTGGTTGA